The Sorex araneus isolate mSorAra2 chromosome 5, mSorAra2.pri, whole genome shotgun sequence genome has a segment encoding these proteins:
- the HJV gene encoding hemojuvelin translates to MGGRGRPPDARSPPGRLPALSALALLLLFCAHAHAQCKILRCNAEYVASTLSLRGAGAAGGAAGPGAGALCRALRSYALCTRRTARTCRGDLAFHSAVHGIEDLMIQHNCSRQGPTAPPPPRGPALPGAGALRPVGPAAPDPCDYEGQFARLHGRAPGFLHCASFGDPHVRSFHHHFHTCRVQGAWPLLDNDFLSVQATSSPVARGANATTTRKLTIIFKNMQECIDQKVYQAEVDNLPVAFEDGSVNGGNRPGGSSLSIRTTAPGGHVEIQAAYIGTTIVIRQTAGQLSFSIRVAEDVARAFSAEQDLQLCVGGCPPSQQLSRLERQRRGAISPDAARQLCKERLPVEDAYFHSCVFDVLISGDPNFTVAARAALEDARAFLPDLDKLHLFPSDAGSPLCSAVLGGPALSGLLVLWLFTQ, encoded by the exons ATGGGGGGTCGAGGCCGGCCCCCTGATGCTCGGTCCCCCCCTGGCAGACTCCCAGCCCTAAGCGCTCTGGCGCTCCTGCTGCTCTTCTGTGCACACG CTCACGCTCAGTGCAAGATCCTGCGCTGCAACGCCGAGTACGTGGCGTCCACGCTGAGTctccggggcgcgggcgcggcgggcggagCGGCGGGGCCAGGCGCGGGCGCCCTCTGCCGGGCGCTGCGCTCCTACGCGCTGTGCACGCGGCGCACGGCGCGCACCTGCCGCGGGGACCTGGCCTTCCACTCGGCCGTGCACGGCATTGAAGATCTCATGATACAGCATAACTGCTCGCGCCAGGGCCCcacggcgccgccgccgccacgtGGGCCCGCTCTGCCCGGCGCGGGCGCGCTCCGCCCCgtcggccccgcggcccccgacCCCTGCGACTACGAAGGCCAGTTTGCCCGGCTGCACGGCCGCGCCCCCGGCTTCCTGCACTGCGCCTCCTTCGGGGACCCGCACGTGCGCAGCTTCCACCACCACTTCCACACCTGCCGGGTCCAGGGCGCGTGGCCTCTGCTGGATAACGACTTCCTTTCCGTGCAGGCCACGAGTTCCCCAGTGGCCAGGGGTGCCAACGCCACCACCACGCGGAAG CTCACCATAATATTTAAGAACATGCAGGAGTGCATTGATCAGAAGGTCTACCAGGCTGAGGTGGACAATCTTCCAGTAGCCTTTGAGGACGGTTCTGTCAACGGTGGGAACCGACCCGGGGGTTCGAGTCTGTCCATCCGCACGACTGCCCCCGGAGGCCACGTGGAGATTCAGGCTGCCTACATCGGCACCACCATCGTCATTCGGCAGACGGCCGGGCAGTTGTCCTTCTCCATCAGAGTGGCTGAGGATGTAGCCAGGGCCTTCTCTGCTGAGCAGGACCTGCAACTCTGTGTTGGCGGGTGTCCCCCGAGCCAGCAGCTCTCCCGCCTGGAGCGCCAGCGCCGCGGAGCCATCAGCCCAGACGCTGCCAGGCAGCTGTGCAAAGAACGGCTCCCCGTGGAAGACGCTTACTTCCACTCCTGTGTCTTTGACGTTCTCATCTCCGGGGACCCCAACTTTACTGTGGCAGCTCGGGCGGCTCTGGAAGATGCGCGTGCTTTCCTGCCAGACTTGGACAAACTGCATCTCTTCCCCTCCGATGCTGGGTctcctctgtgctcagcggtcctGGGAGGCCCGGCTCTCTCAGGGCTCTTGGTTCTGTGGCTTTTCACTCAGTGA
- the TXNIP gene encoding thioredoxin-interacting protein: MVMFKKIKSFEVVFNDPEKVYGSGEKVTGRVAVEVCEVTRVKAVRILACGVAKVLWMQGSQQCKQTLDYLRYEDTLLLEEEPSGENEMVIMRPGNTYEYKFGFELPQGPLGTSFKGKYGCVDYWVKAFLDRPSQPTQEIKKNFEVMDLVDVTTPELMAPVSAKKEKKVSCMFIPDGRVSVSARIDRKGFCEGDEISIHADFENTCSRIVVPKAAIVARHTYLANGQTKVLTQKLSSVRGNHIISGTCASWRGKSLRVQKIRPSILGCNILRVEYSLLIYVSVPGSKKVILDLPLVIGSRSGLSSRTSSMASRTSSEMSWVDLNIPDTPEAPPCYMDIIPEDHRLESPTTPLLEDADGSQDSPIFMYAPEFKFMPPPTYTEVDPSILNNNVQ; the protein is encoded by the exons ATGGTGATGTTCAAGAAGATTAAGTCTTTCGAGGTGGTCTTTAACGACCCGGAAAAGGTGTACGGCAGCGGGGAAAAGGTGACGGGCCGAGTGGCGGTGGAGGTGTGCGAGGTGACCCGCGTCAAGGCTGTGCGGATCCTGGCATGCGGGGTGGCCAAGGTCCTGTGGATGCAGGGCTCGCAGCAGTGCAAGCAGACCCTCGACTACCTGCGCTACGAAGACACGCTCCTCCTGGAGGAAGAGCCGTCCG GTGAGAATGAGATGGTAATCATGAGGCCTGGAAACACCTACGAGTACAAGTTCGGTTTCGAGCTTCCTCAGGG ACCTCTGGGAACATCCTTCAAAGGAAAGTACGGATGTGTAGACTACTGGGTGAAAGCTTTTCTGGATCGCCCCAGCCAGCCAACTCAAGAGATCAAGAAGAACTTTGAAGTTATGGATCTAGTGGATGTCACCACTCCTGAGTTAATG GCGCCTGTGTCTgcgaaaaaagagaagaaagtttcCTGCATGTTCATTCCTGATGGACGGGTGTCTGTGTCTGCCCGCATTGACAGAAAAGGCTTCTGTGAAG GGGATGAGATTTCCATCCATGCTGATTTTGAGAATACGTGTTCCCGCATTGTGGTCCCCAAGGCTGCCATTGTGGCCCGGCACACCTATCTTGCCAATGGCCAAACCAAGGTGCTGACCCAGAAGTTGTCATCAGTTCGAGGCAACCATATTATCTCGGGGACCTGTGCTTCATGGCGGGGCAAGAGCCTGCGGGTGCAGAAGATCAGGCCTTCTATCCTGGGTTGCAACATCCTCCGAGTTGAATATTCCTTGTTG ATCTACGTGAGTGTTCCTGGATCCAAGAAAGTCATCCTTGACCTGCCCTTGGTGATTGGCAGCAGGTCGGGTCTCAGCAGTCGAACATCCAGCATGGCCAGCAGAACGAGCTCCGAGATGAGCTGGGTAGACCTGAACATCCCCGACACACCAGAAG CTCCCCCTTGCTATATGGACATCATTCCTGAAGATCACAGACTGGAGAGCCCCACCACTCCTCTGCTAGAAGATGCAGATGGTTCTCAAGACAGCCCTATTTTCATGTATGCTCCTGAGTTCAAGTTCATGCCACCACCCACATACACTGAG GTGGATCCCTCCATCCTCAACAACAATGTGCAGTGA